A window from Synechococcus sp. RSCCF101 encodes these proteins:
- the nadB gene encoding L-aspartate oxidase: MSCLELPQGLRVLLLNKDAGPRSSSRWAQGGIAAVTRPEDSLASHRDDTFRAGAGLCDPSAVELLVREAPGCVQRLLALGMEFDRSGTGLSTTLEAAHSHHRVLHVQDRTGKALVQALAERVRARPLLTRGNGVLALRLWQDGGCCRGLLVLEGERLRWLSARAVVLATGGGAHLFANSTNPPSSSGDGIAMAHQLGAGISDLEFVQFHPTALMVPGAPHFLISEAVRGEGGRLRHPDGTSPVASLPGGDLAPRDQVSRALVRAIRRSERLAIGLDLGGIEDDRLQRRFPTILRRCREYGVDPTRQPIPVAPAAHYWMGGVRTDLRAATSVPGLYAVGEVACTGVHGANRLASNSLMECLVFARALRRIDLLPAAAPPWQARQEQCDAGTLQLHPGDWEAPEQVLNRIEDLRQLCWQVAGVERSGRDLQRALPRLARLQEQWNARPLPALVAALPVGRDVALPADVAVSLAVSVDYSHRLTVSRLLLEACAFRAESRGGHFREDAPGTQPHWQRHSLQRRGRPISTLAIDPPKVPGPSGTPSIPRSR; the protein is encoded by the coding sequence ATGAGCTGCCTGGAACTGCCGCAGGGGCTCAGAGTTCTGCTGCTCAACAAGGACGCGGGACCGAGGTCCTCCAGCCGCTGGGCCCAGGGGGGAATCGCGGCCGTGACCCGCCCGGAAGACAGCCTCGCGAGCCATCGCGACGACACCTTCCGCGCCGGTGCGGGGCTCTGCGACCCCAGCGCGGTGGAGCTGCTGGTGCGTGAGGCACCGGGCTGCGTGCAACGCCTGCTGGCGCTGGGCATGGAGTTCGACCGTTCCGGGACGGGCCTGAGCACGACCCTGGAGGCCGCCCACAGCCACCACCGTGTCCTGCACGTTCAGGACCGGACCGGCAAGGCCCTGGTTCAGGCGCTGGCCGAGCGCGTCCGCGCCCGCCCACTGCTGACGCGGGGCAATGGCGTGCTGGCGCTGCGGCTCTGGCAGGACGGCGGGTGCTGCCGGGGCCTGCTGGTGCTGGAGGGTGAGCGACTGCGCTGGCTGAGCGCCAGAGCCGTGGTGCTGGCCACGGGGGGTGGGGCCCACCTGTTCGCCAACAGCACCAACCCACCGTCCTCCAGCGGCGACGGCATCGCCATGGCCCACCAGCTCGGTGCCGGCATCAGCGATCTCGAATTCGTGCAGTTTCACCCCACGGCTCTGATGGTGCCGGGTGCGCCCCATTTCCTCATCTCCGAGGCGGTGCGGGGGGAGGGAGGGCGCCTGCGTCACCCGGACGGCACCAGCCCGGTGGCCTCACTTCCCGGCGGCGATCTGGCTCCCCGGGACCAGGTGAGCCGGGCCCTCGTGCGTGCGATCCGGCGCTCCGAACGCCTGGCGATCGGCCTCGATCTTGGGGGCATCGAGGACGACCGCCTGCAGCGGCGCTTCCCCACGATCCTGCGTCGCTGCCGGGAGTACGGCGTCGACCCGACCCGCCAACCGATCCCGGTGGCCCCGGCGGCCCACTACTGGATGGGTGGGGTGCGCACCGATCTGCGGGCCGCCACCTCCGTACCCGGGCTCTACGCGGTGGGCGAGGTGGCCTGCACCGGGGTGCACGGCGCCAACCGATTGGCCAGCAACTCCCTGATGGAGTGTCTGGTCTTCGCCAGAGCGCTCAGGAGGATCGACCTGCTGCCGGCGGCCGCCCCTCCCTGGCAGGCGCGGCAGGAACAGTGTGATGCCGGCACCCTCCAGCTGCACCCAGGAGACTGGGAGGCCCCGGAGCAGGTGCTGAACCGGATCGAGGATCTGCGGCAGCTCTGCTGGCAGGTGGCCGGTGTGGAGCGGAGCGGACGGGATCTGCAGCGGGCGCTGCCCCGGCTCGCCCGACTGCAGGAGCAATGGAACGCCAGGCCGTTGCCGGCGCTGGTGGCGGCGCTGCCGGTCGGGCGGGATGTGGCCCTGCCGGCGGACGTCGCGGTGTCCCTGGCGGTGAGCGTGGACTACAGCCACCGCTTGACGGTGAGCCGGCTGCTGCTGGAGGCCTGCGCCTTCCGGGCTGAGAGCCGGGGCGGTCACTTCCGCGAGGACGCCCCGGGGACGCAGCCGCACTGGCAGCGGCACAGTCTTCAGAGACGAGGGCGGCCCATCAGCACCCTGGCCATCGACCCGCCGAAGGTGCCGGGACCTAGCGGAACTCCCTCGATCCCTCGTAGCCGCTGA
- the psbU gene encoding photosystem II complex extrinsic protein PsbU: MGRVARLALGLVLVLVLWFPGAALADAPRNIADDKIAERGGKVDLNNSSVRRFQQFPGMYPTLAGKIVLGGPYDSVDDVLKLDLSERQKELFETYRDSFIVTEPEIALNEGFDRINDGQYR; encoded by the coding sequence ATGGGCCGCGTCGCACGGCTGGCCCTCGGGCTGGTGCTGGTGCTGGTGCTCTGGTTCCCGGGCGCGGCGCTCGCTGACGCACCGAGGAACATCGCCGACGACAAGATCGCCGAGCGGGGAGGGAAGGTGGACCTCAACAATTCCTCAGTGCGTCGCTTTCAGCAGTTCCCGGGGATGTACCCGACCCTGGCGGGCAAGATCGTGCTGGGCGGCCCCTACGACAGTGTCGATGACGTGCTCAAGCTGGATCTGAGCGAGCGTCAGAAGGAGCTGTTCGAGACCTACCGCGATTCCTTCATCGTGACGGAGCCGGAGATCGCCCTCAACGAGGGCTTCGACCGCATCAACGACGGTCAGTACCGCTGA
- a CDS encoding DUF3120 domain-containing protein has protein sequence MIGVPSTNLRSATLDTSLSSRISAAAIETPVIGLSAALVSIPVFLEAPLVRLSPAGAVALTVPLVAAALLLARRSDAIGSVLAPLLLGFSGSWLAGAVFWGWFRMAPIWHLPIEAFALPLAIAGLGTRWRLAGAFYLASLVGTACTDGAMALAGVMPHWPAVLGAPSAELPQRLSDAAAACLQLRGLLSIAFGATVLINASDRLLARRSTATAVAGAALMTTIAVDGLFLLLAALSPRLSGLI, from the coding sequence GTGATCGGTGTTCCCTCGACGAACCTCCGCAGCGCCACTCTCGACACCAGTCTGAGCAGCCGAATCAGCGCGGCGGCCATCGAGACCCCGGTCATCGGTCTCAGCGCTGCTCTGGTGAGCATCCCCGTTTTTCTGGAGGCCCCCCTGGTGCGGCTGTCTCCGGCAGGGGCGGTCGCTCTGACCGTTCCGCTCGTGGCTGCTGCCCTGCTCCTGGCACGGCGCAGCGATGCCATCGGCTCCGTTCTCGCTCCTCTGTTGCTCGGCTTCAGCGGCAGCTGGCTGGCGGGGGCCGTGTTCTGGGGCTGGTTCCGCATGGCTCCCATCTGGCATCTGCCGATCGAAGCCTTCGCCCTGCCTCTGGCGATCGCCGGGCTCGGAACCCGCTGGCGTCTGGCGGGGGCTTTCTACCTGGCTTCCCTGGTGGGCACCGCCTGCACGGACGGTGCCATGGCCCTGGCCGGCGTGATGCCGCACTGGCCCGCTGTTCTCGGCGCGCCCAGCGCGGAACTGCCCCAGCGCCTGAGCGATGCCGCGGCCGCCTGCCTGCAGCTGCGGGGGCTGCTGAGCATCGCCTTCGGCGCCACGGTGCTGATCAACGCCAGCGATCGGCTTCTGGCACGGCGCAGCACGGCCACCGCCGTGGCGGGTGCCGCCCTGATGACCACCATCGCCGTCGACGGTCTGTTTCTGCTGCTGGCAGCCCTCAGCCCCAGACTGAGCGGACTGATCTGA
- a CDS encoding undecaprenyl-diphosphate phosphatase, translating into MLPQPLAEIAAGGGRPAADLMEACWRQLVLGAVQGLTEFLPISSTAHLKVVPVWLGWGDPGVSATAVIQLGSIAAVVAYFRSDLRGVIRGVSRAIRQGRWSDPEARLGFAVALGTLPIVIAGMAIKLFWPGYDTSPLRSLTSIAIVSMVMALLLALAEWLGPRVRKLSQVSGGDGLVVGLAQALAIIPGVSRSGSTLTASLLAGWTRSDAARFSFLLGIPAITLAGLVELRELIASPSGDGMLPMLVGVLSAAVVSWIAIDWLLRYLQRHSTWVFVIYRLLFGIVVLAAAARAPR; encoded by the coding sequence ATGCTGCCTCAACCCCTGGCCGAGATCGCAGCAGGGGGCGGCCGACCCGCCGCCGATCTGATGGAAGCGTGCTGGCGGCAGCTGGTCCTCGGTGCCGTCCAGGGTCTGACGGAATTCCTCCCCATCAGCAGCACCGCCCACCTCAAGGTGGTTCCGGTCTGGCTGGGCTGGGGTGACCCCGGCGTCTCGGCCACCGCGGTGATCCAGCTGGGAAGCATCGCGGCTGTGGTGGCCTATTTCCGCAGTGACCTGCGCGGCGTCATCCGGGGTGTGTCCAGAGCGATCCGACAGGGCCGCTGGTCGGATCCCGAGGCGCGCCTGGGCTTCGCGGTGGCCCTCGGCACCCTGCCGATCGTGATCGCGGGCATGGCCATCAAGCTGTTCTGGCCGGGTTACGACACCTCGCCGCTGCGGAGCCTGACCTCCATCGCCATCGTTTCGATGGTGATGGCCCTGCTGCTGGCCCTGGCCGAGTGGCTCGGCCCGAGGGTGCGGAAGCTGAGCCAGGTGAGCGGGGGCGATGGTCTGGTGGTTGGACTGGCTCAGGCCCTGGCGATCATCCCGGGAGTGTCCCGCTCCGGCAGCACGCTGACGGCGTCTCTGCTTGCCGGATGGACGCGGTCCGATGCCGCCCGGTTCTCGTTCCTCCTGGGCATCCCCGCCATCACCCTGGCCGGACTGGTGGAACTGCGCGAACTGATCGCCAGCCCCAGCGGCGACGGGATGCTGCCGATGCTGGTGGGGGTGCTCTCCGCGGCGGTGGTCTCCTGGATCGCGATCGACTGGTTGCTCCGCTACCTGCAGCGCCACTCCACCTGGGTCTTCGTGATCTACCGGCTGCTCTTCGGGATCGTGGTTCTGGCCGCCGCGGCGCGCGCGCCGCGATGA
- a CDS encoding TIGR03279 family radical SAM protein gives MWREPPAGVAVLSDGAERLPQPALVSSVEPGSIGEDLGFEPGDRLLSINGVRPRDLIDFRLLIGTDELELEVQDASGALHRVALEKEIDDGLGLAFSEALFDGLRQCNNRCPFCFIDQQPPGRRGSLYLKDDDYRLSFLYGSYLTLTNLNPSDWRRIEAQRLSPLFVSVHATEPELRSRLLKNPRAGALLDQLRWFRERRLQIHAQVVVCPGLNDEDHLERTLTDLAAFAGGEWPAVLSAAVVPVGLTRFRPSDDGLLPVDPACARRTIERVERLQARFERSLDTRFAWLSDEWYLIAGQPLPERRAYEDLPQQENGVGSIRAFLEQLDAATTDLPGRLPAPRRRSWVVGRLVAEALQPVVDRLNAVDGLELILHGLPSPYWGQDQVVTGLLTGSDLIEGLRGRDLGDALLLPSVMLRHGDPVFLDDRTLSDVQAELSVPIEVVGGAAEIVSACSGQTR, from the coding sequence GTGTGGCGTGAACCCCCGGCGGGCGTGGCCGTTCTCAGCGACGGCGCTGAGCGCCTGCCCCAGCCGGCATTGGTGTCTTCCGTCGAACCCGGTTCCATCGGCGAGGACCTGGGGTTCGAACCCGGCGATCGTCTGCTGAGCATCAACGGCGTCCGCCCCAGGGATCTGATCGATTTCCGCCTGCTCATCGGCACCGATGAGCTGGAACTCGAGGTGCAGGACGCCTCCGGAGCCCTGCATCGGGTGGCCCTCGAGAAGGAGATCGACGATGGACTGGGTCTGGCCTTCAGCGAAGCGCTGTTCGATGGTCTGCGGCAGTGCAACAACCGCTGCCCCTTCTGCTTCATCGACCAGCAACCGCCGGGGCGCCGGGGAAGCCTCTACCTCAAGGACGACGACTACCGACTCAGCTTTCTCTACGGCTCCTACCTCACCCTCACCAATCTCAATCCGTCCGACTGGCGCCGCATCGAGGCGCAGCGCCTTTCACCTCTCTTTGTCTCAGTGCATGCCACGGAGCCGGAACTGCGCAGCAGGCTGCTGAAGAATCCCCGCGCCGGCGCCCTGCTGGACCAGCTGCGATGGTTCCGCGAGCGGCGCCTCCAGATCCACGCCCAGGTGGTGGTGTGCCCCGGGCTCAACGATGAGGACCACCTGGAACGCACCCTCACCGACCTGGCGGCCTTCGCGGGAGGGGAGTGGCCGGCTGTGCTGTCGGCCGCCGTCGTGCCCGTCGGCCTGACCCGCTTCCGCCCGTCCGATGACGGGCTGCTGCCGGTGGATCCGGCCTGCGCCCGGCGCACCATCGAGCGGGTGGAGCGGCTGCAGGCCCGGTTCGAACGCTCGTTGGACACGCGCTTCGCCTGGCTCTCGGATGAGTGGTACCTGATCGCCGGCCAGCCACTGCCCGAGCGGCGCGCCTATGAGGATCTGCCCCAGCAGGAGAACGGGGTGGGCAGCATCCGCGCCTTTCTGGAGCAGCTCGACGCGGCCACCACCGATCTGCCCGGAAGGCTGCCGGCCCCCCGGCGCCGCAGCTGGGTGGTGGGACGCCTGGTGGCCGAAGCGCTTCAGCCGGTGGTGGATCGCCTCAATGCCGTTGATGGGCTGGAGCTGATCCTGCACGGGTTGCCGAGCCCGTACTGGGGACAGGATCAGGTGGTGACCGGCCTGCTCACCGGCAGCGATCTGATCGAGGGCCTGCGGGGCCGGGATCTCGGCGACGCGCTGCTGCTGCCGTCGGTGATGCTCCGTCATGGCGATCCGGTGTTCCTCGACGACCGCACCCTGAGCGATGTGCAGGCGGAGCTGTCGGTGCCGATCGAGGTTGTGGGTGGGGCGGCTGAGATCGTGTCCGCCTGCAGTGGTCAAACCCGCTGA
- a CDS encoding TolC family protein, whose translation MIPAGSTPPETDSAEAAPEDAVSVPTRVPLAPEVKGERPQADPSLLPPAATDLTPALEGLNSPPSLALPTSPDQVTITELRPLGLIEVERLAEVNNPNLKAVAAQVEQARSELRASEAAWYPQVNIFSDSLPSYTRGDAFTFAPAGIDSNPFTGLPTTTNTETYTRTGTYDIGVGVQVDWDLINPQRVPQIAAARDSFERSRNAYLIALRELRLQANQAYFELQQADEQVRIGQQSVRASLVSLKDARARFQAGVATKLEVLEAETQLARDQQLLTNAEAAQSISRRSLAGLLDLPSNVTPTAKEPSKVVGAWMPSLQESIIAAYAFREELNQAILDISIANSNANSAIGAVQPFLTIVNTFSSSRSVGQSNTTRDTIDYAPYTWSAQNTVGLQLSWNIFDGGRARALYRASKYAAEESTFNFATQRDSIRQQVETSFFTLKQNTEDIATAAREVTSARESLRLARLRFQAGVTTQREVVDNQRDLTQAEVRYANAVASYNISLAELRRRTGLDQIQLCVPQNLPAERPVVDEADTVPVEPRPLQPACQLAAQPF comes from the coding sequence GTGATTCCTGCCGGTTCGACGCCCCCGGAAACCGACAGTGCCGAGGCGGCGCCTGAGGACGCCGTATCGGTCCCGACCCGTGTTCCCCTGGCCCCGGAGGTGAAGGGCGAGCGCCCCCAGGCCGACCCCTCCCTGCTGCCTCCGGCGGCGACGGACCTCACCCCCGCCCTTGAGGGACTCAATTCCCCGCCATCGCTGGCCCTGCCCACGAGCCCGGACCAGGTCACCATCACCGAACTCCGTCCTCTGGGCCTGATCGAGGTGGAGCGCCTGGCCGAGGTCAACAACCCCAACCTCAAGGCCGTGGCCGCCCAGGTGGAGCAGGCCCGCTCTGAACTGAGAGCTTCCGAGGCCGCCTGGTATCCCCAGGTCAACATCTTTTCCGACAGCCTCCCCTCCTACACGCGGGGCGATGCCTTCACCTTCGCCCCGGCGGGGATCGACAGCAACCCCTTCACCGGGCTTCCCACCACCACCAACACCGAGACTTACACCCGTACCGGCACCTATGACATCGGCGTGGGTGTTCAGGTCGACTGGGATCTGATCAACCCTCAGCGTGTGCCTCAGATCGCGGCGGCCCGTGACAGCTTCGAACGTTCGCGCAATGCCTACCTGATCGCCCTGAGGGAGCTGCGTCTGCAGGCCAATCAGGCCTACTTCGAACTGCAGCAGGCCGATGAGCAGGTCCGCATCGGCCAGCAGTCCGTGCGGGCCTCACTCGTGAGCCTCAAGGATGCCCGGGCCCGCTTCCAGGCCGGCGTGGCCACCAAGCTCGAGGTGCTGGAGGCCGAGACCCAGCTGGCCCGGGACCAGCAGCTGCTCACCAATGCGGAGGCCGCCCAGAGCATCAGCCGCCGCAGCCTGGCCGGTCTGCTCGATCTGCCGTCGAACGTGACCCCCACTGCCAAGGAGCCCTCCAAGGTGGTCGGCGCCTGGATGCCCTCGCTGCAGGAGAGCATCATTGCCGCCTATGCCTTCCGCGAAGAGCTCAACCAGGCCATCCTCGACATCTCGATCGCCAACAGCAACGCCAACTCGGCGATCGGTGCGGTCCAGCCCTTCCTGACCATCGTCAACACCTTCTCCTCCAGCCGATCCGTCGGTCAGTCCAACACCACCCGCGACACGATCGATTACGCCCCGTACACCTGGTCCGCCCAGAACACTGTGGGTTTGCAGCTGAGCTGGAACATCTTCGACGGCGGACGGGCACGGGCTCTCTACCGGGCCAGCAAGTATGCGGCCGAGGAAAGCACCTTCAACTTCGCCACGCAGCGCGACTCGATCCGGCAGCAGGTGGAAACGAGCTTCTTCACGCTCAAGCAGAACACCGAAGACATCGCCACCGCGGCCCGTGAGGTCACCTCGGCGCGTGAGTCCCTCCGACTGGCCCGTCTGCGCTTCCAGGCCGGGGTGACCACCCAGAGAGAGGTGGTCGACAACCAGCGCGACCTCACCCAGGCCGAGGTTCGGTATGCCAACGCCGTTGCCTCCTACAACATCAGTCTTGCCGAGCTGCGTCGCCGCACCGGCCTGGATCAGATCCAGCTCTGCGTGCCCCAGAACCTGCCGGCTGAGCGCCCCGTGGTGGATGAGGCCGACACCGTTCCCGTTGAACCCAGGCCGCTGCAGCCCGCCTGCCAGCTCGCTGCCCAGCCGTTCTGA
- a CDS encoding BCD family MFS transporter: MLTELSFPGWLVGGALAFEQLVAASRILFGRLSDSRPLAGLHRLPYIWIGTAAFALLTSLVVPLTFRVHSTLQGGPFATRVVAVTALCSLFALYGLAISMASTPYLALVIDRTGERERSRAVGLIWSMLTVGIVVGAITINLTLRSLVGVSDPALLEPVLSRFMQRVAVGVVLLTLLATWGMEPSRSQLSRSQDREDSMTLPAAWRLIRSSAQVLTFFAFLVLFTLAVFLQDPILESFGAEVFGLSIPATASLNAYWGLATLAGLLLSGFWLIPWLGKFAAARLGCRAIVASLVLLIAAGLFVQVPLLYASIVSFGLAVGVATSSALTLMLDFTLPAAAGTFVGVWGLGQAYARAGAKLAGGSMLDVGRALFPGAAPVVAYGFVLGLAALMGCLALAVLARLSLSRFRSDASASLGTVLSHELG, from the coding sequence ATGCTGACGGAGCTCTCGTTCCCCGGCTGGCTGGTCGGCGGTGCCCTGGCCTTTGAGCAGCTGGTCGCCGCCAGCCGGATCCTGTTCGGACGTCTGTCGGACAGCCGGCCCCTCGCCGGCCTGCACAGGCTCCCCTACATCTGGATCGGAACCGCGGCCTTCGCCCTGCTCACCTCGCTCGTGGTTCCCCTCACGTTCCGGGTCCACAGCACTCTTCAGGGCGGCCCCTTCGCCACCAGGGTTGTGGCCGTGACCGCCCTCTGCTCCCTGTTCGCCCTCTACGGCCTGGCCATCTCGATGGCCTCCACCCCCTATCTGGCGCTCGTGATCGACCGCACCGGAGAACGGGAACGGTCCCGTGCCGTCGGACTGATCTGGTCGATGCTCACCGTTGGGATCGTCGTCGGCGCCATCACGATCAACCTCACCCTGAGGTCTCTGGTCGGGGTCAGCGACCCCGCACTGCTGGAACCGGTGCTCAGCCGCTTCATGCAGCGTGTCGCCGTGGGCGTGGTCCTGCTCACGCTGCTGGCCACCTGGGGCATGGAGCCCAGCCGCTCGCAGCTGAGCCGCTCGCAGGACCGGGAGGATTCCATGACCCTGCCTGCCGCCTGGAGGCTGATCCGCTCCAGTGCCCAGGTGCTCACCTTCTTTGCCTTCCTGGTGCTGTTCACCCTGGCGGTGTTCCTGCAGGACCCCATCCTCGAGAGCTTCGGCGCCGAGGTCTTCGGCCTGTCCATCCCGGCCACGGCCAGCCTCAATGCCTACTGGGGCCTGGCGACCCTGGCCGGTCTTCTTCTGAGCGGGTTCTGGCTCATCCCCTGGCTCGGCAAGTTCGCTGCGGCGCGCCTGGGCTGTCGCGCGATCGTCGCCAGCCTGGTGCTCCTGATCGCGGCCGGGCTCTTCGTTCAGGTGCCCCTGCTCTACGCCTCGATCGTGAGCTTCGGTCTGGCGGTGGGTGTGGCCACCAGCAGTGCCCTCACCCTGATGCTCGATTTCACCCTGCCGGCTGCGGCCGGCACCTTCGTCGGCGTCTGGGGGCTCGGCCAGGCCTACGCCCGGGCCGGGGCGAAGCTGGCCGGAGGTTCGATGCTGGATGTGGGACGGGCGCTGTTTCCCGGTGCCGCGCCTGTGGTGGCCTACGGCTTCGTGCTCGGGCTCGCTGCTCTGATGGGCTGTCTGGCTCTGGCGGTTCTGGCCCGGCTCAGCCTGTCCCGGTTCCGCTCGGACGCATCTGCCAGCCTTGGCACAGTGCTGAGCCACGAGCTGGGATGA
- a CDS encoding inositol monophosphatase family protein produces the protein MTTVSPTRSGPSDPLHALLDRVGDRQRQDFGHLVSEVKPDGTLITACDRWSDQTLVEGLRRLHPGEGVLSEEGEHTIPGSDCYWVVDPLDGTTNFAAGIPYWAISLARFCDGVPVEAVLDIPPLRQRIVAIRGEGAWRNGKPIPRPGLTPSGTACASLCSRSIRVLQALPERRFPGKIRLLGVASLNMVSVAMGQTVAALEASPRLWDIAAAWLVLLEVGCQVRWLSRVPGQERQGEDVGAGDYPVLVSRTAEVEQRFLPWANALSG, from the coding sequence ATGACCACCGTCTCACCAACCCGCAGCGGACCGTCGGACCCTCTGCACGCCCTGCTCGACCGGGTCGGTGATCGTCAGCGCCAGGACTTCGGCCACCTGGTCTCGGAGGTCAAGCCGGATGGGACCTTGATCACGGCCTGCGATCGCTGGAGTGATCAGACCCTGGTGGAGGGATTGCGGCGCCTGCATCCCGGCGAGGGGGTGCTCAGTGAGGAGGGTGAGCACACCATCCCCGGCAGTGACTGCTACTGGGTTGTGGACCCGTTGGATGGGACCACCAACTTCGCCGCGGGCATTCCCTACTGGGCGATCTCCCTCGCCCGCTTCTGCGATGGCGTGCCGGTTGAGGCCGTGCTCGACATCCCGCCCCTGCGCCAGCGGATCGTGGCGATCCGTGGTGAGGGCGCCTGGCGGAACGGCAAACCCATCCCCAGACCGGGCCTGACGCCCTCCGGCACCGCCTGCGCGTCGCTCTGCAGCCGTTCCATCCGGGTGCTGCAGGCGCTTCCGGAGCGGCGCTTCCCCGGCAAGATCCGGCTCCTTGGAGTGGCCAGCCTCAACATGGTGAGCGTGGCCATGGGCCAGACGGTCGCGGCTCTCGAGGCGTCGCCAAGGCTGTGGGACATCGCTGCGGCCTGGCTGGTGCTGCTGGAGGTGGGATGCCAGGTGCGATGGCTCTCACGGGTCCCGGGACAGGAGCGGCAGGGAGAGGACGTCGGGGCCGGCGATTACCCCGTGCTGGTCTCCAGGACCGCAGAGGTCGAGCAGCGCTTCCTTCCCTGGGCGAACGCCCTGAGCGGCTGA